In Solenopsis invicta isolate M01_SB chromosome 9, UNIL_Sinv_3.0, whole genome shotgun sequence, the sequence ACATCCCAAAAACTGGACCTGAATTTCTAAAGGAATTGCAGAATGACTTGGACAAAGCATGGAAGAGTCCTTATGTAACACATACCGAACCTTTAAATGTAATTTcacaatcattattttataattatactgtATAATTACACTTGTTTCTAGCCTTACAAAGTATTTAATTGTTGCAAATGAGTTGTAGGACCATCAAGTGAACGAGATATGGAATGCATGTGTACCTACTCAAGAGGAAGGTGTGCATTTAGACAGGAATCATGAACTTGGGTTGGATCCAAAATGGGCAGAAGATTTTCTAGAATGTAATACCGATTCCATACAGAACAATGCTAAAAGTAATATTGCTCAATCCGTAGAAGATGAAGATCCAAATTTTACATATTCaaagtttatgaaatttatggAACGAGAAGGTGACATTCCAATAGAAAGTAACCAAACGACGATCAACTTAAATAGTGATGAGGAATGGATAGaacaatttatagaaaataatgataatctCTTGAACAGTAACAATAAAGAAGAAGTCTTGAATAAAGTAGAAGAGGAATTGGAAGCTGCGGGTTCATGGATAAGAGAATTTGAAAAGGAAAATCCTCCTGCaggtaatgtttctaattttttttttaaataactacatttatctttaaatacaatatatgatTATTAACTGGAGAATGACTGGCATTTTAGAAGGCAATATGGAGTCATTGTGGAAGCGATTTCAAGACGAATGGGATAAGATTTCTGCAAATGAAGTTTCCTCTGCACACCCGTGGGTATCAGAATTCGATACATATTATGATCCATTTAATAAGGAATATGATTTTTCTGAGACAAATCCTATGAAAGATTTGCCAAATGCCTTGGAAGAAGGCAAGAGACGATTAGAAGCAGGAGATTTACCAAGTGCTGTACTCTGTTTTGAAGCTGCCGCCCAACAGGATGAAAATAACATCGAAGCCTGGTTACTCCTTGGCAAAACACAAGCTGAAAATGAGCAAGACCCTTCGGCCATTTCTGCTTTAAATCGTTGTCTATGCTTGGATCCGTCAAATAGCGTTGCTCTCATGGCGTTAGCAGCTTCTTATGCAAATGAATCTTATCAAAAGCAAGCCTGCCTAACATTAAAGGAATGGTTActaaagaatgaaaaatataaacatcttGCACAAGGTCCAGAATCTAATCTGAAAAAAGATGAACATCCAAATTTCAGCGTATCTACTTTATTATATGAGTAagtaaagataatttttgatagtagacaattttttatacatgtcgTTTCGTTGTAGCAAGGTATACGATGAAGTTAAAGATCTGTATATTCAAGCCGCGAGGATGAATCCTCATGATGAAATTGATGCAGATGTACAGTGTGGATtaggtatattatttaatttatcgaaCGATTATAACAAAGCTGTGGATTGTTTCCAAGCAGCATTGCAAGTGCGTCCTGATGTAAGTGTACTCTATTTCTGTTGTAATTAAACCAATACACATTTAACTAATATGTGGAAACATCTTCTCGAAAGGATTCCAGATTGTGGAATAGATTGGGTGCCACTTTAGCTAATGGTCAGCGATCGGCGGAAGCTGTAAACGCGTATCATCGTGCCTTAGAATTATCGCCTGGATTTATTAGAGCACGTTACAATCTAGGCATTTCTTGTGTTAATCTTGCAGCGTATAAGTAAGTATAGCCTTCTTTCGAGTATATAATTCTCGagtaacaagaaaaataatagtaataaaacttATGTTAAAACTATTACATTATACAGAGAGGCAGGCGAGCATCTTTTAACAGCGTTGAATCAACAAGCTGCAGGAAGAGGCCCACAGGCTAGCAGTGTACCGCCTAAAGCAATGTCGAATACAATATGGTCTACGTTAAGATTAGTTATATCATTGATGCATAAATATGAGTTAATGGAAGCCATAGAAAACAGGTAATATTTAATGCGATATTTTATAGCTAATACAAATTaatctacaaatattttataatagttattcacatatttaaaacattcaTAATGTATTTTAGAGATTTGCCAAGGTTAAACAAGGaatttgaaataatgtaaacgGGCGCAAGTGCATTCAAGGTTCATACAATGGTTCATTTTTACATGGATTGTTCAGGAATATATTTGGGATTACATAGgtaatcaacaaaaaaatattagaatgttTTTTTTCGATATATTCTATTTAAGCTATTTAAGCATTTAAGGTCATCATATgcacaaaaattttagttgtaaaTGTTAggctataaatatataaatatattaattaattataattcagcattttaaaatgtaataccgcaatttttattatgattagtCGATTTGTTTACAATCTTACggttataaaatatgaaatataaaatataaaattattctttttgcaataagttttttacaattttttgtgatGCTTGTAGTATCATTGTTAAATCTGacgatcaaattaaatttatatattatagatatattatttctagcttcaGTTTATGATTGCATTTAAGTCCGACATGTCGATATGCAAAactgaaaattgtatttaacaattgatataaaaatattgttgagcATCAAgatcaatttcaataaaaaaatagcatttcttgttatttctttttctttaaaaagtttactaaaatttttttatgtgtgatggccttttcaaaattaaattctagaatattttagaacaGGGTTTCTCCCAAATCTGTATGGATCACGATCTATTATTGGGAATCCCTATTTTAGACAAATGCGGAAAATGTATATACTGAGAGATAACGTTTAAGATATTGTtgaattattgcattttattgtattgattCTTCAATTTTGATATCctgtatataagaatatatataagaaatataaaactgGGACGAATAgctcatttattattaacactacaaataattatgaataataattgaatagtATTTTAAGGCAATTTATTATACTGctataaaaattgtcaaaatatctTACATTCttaatatctatttttgtttttatacaaagtaaatataaataaatattttaaatatattgcgcgcgaaacttttaaaatattgtatcatatttatctcttttaaaaatattttaattactcaaaTTTGAATCTTACTATACTATTTTTAGAATTTGtacttattacaaattttattgtcatattgatattattgtaacattgcacattaatacaaatttaaaaatttataattagaacttaaaattagaaattaattttttattaatagttttaattgtaattattgatTACTATGTCAGGGATAACAATCAAAGATAACATATgggataaaaaaacaattgttaggttattatgtatttattttttatgatgaattataaatattattaatcattctAACATAATTAGATTTACAATAAAGAGAAATCATTGCTAAAGGCACATCAAAGTTACATGTTTGTAACACTCAAAAAACGGTTACGTAAAGCTACTTATTAGGATCAACAGATTTGATAAAAACTATTTAGTAAAATTCATTTCACTAAAGACATACCTTCTGTTCCAGAGCAGAACAAATTCGATAGACaattatctgaaaaaattcttgataCAATTTGTATAGAATATTCAagcatttttatgttttattatttttaaaggcaatcaataaataattataaacattttctcGTATAGATATACTGTtctatatttctaatttttgtatACGTTATTTTATCAACTTTCTTGTGTTTAAGTTATTACATCATTTTTGCTCTGGGAcagattttacatttttagtcataatataatatatctatatagaACGATTCAACAGTTAATTATAGacgaattctatttatataatatctcctttcgaattttttttaataattgatgaaAGTTATCTATCGTTAAAAATGCGTGCATCAgcacaattattaattaacatcaGCTTATGTGACTGTATAATGAGGAACATATGTTGGTAGAAATGGTTAATCTGCGAGTATAAGTGCACACAAAGTAGTCTTTTTCAATATCATTGTTAAAACGTGATATCGGAATTTATATTCGTAATTCCTTGGTATTATCACTTTCTTGTCTAGAAATTAGCTAACAAATGATATTTAATGGAAACCCTATGTTCACAACTTTAGAGTTGTCAAAAGTTGTTGTCCGGTTTCCATTATTAATGATTTCACGTGATCCGCATGCATAATTTGATTACACATTTCGGTACATCTTTGAAATGCTGCCATGTCATCTCTTGGTAAGATGCGATGTAGACTTTTCATAGGTAATGCATGCGGCAAATGATTCAGGATCTCTGTaaattcagagaaaaaaaattattttattattatatatctcgtttcacaattctttttatattattttgttcaacTCACCTTTCATGATTTGTGTATACAAAAGTTGTAACTCCTGATGCGTCGTTGAAGTAGCAATTTTGTCCTGCGTTAATTCAATAAGATTCTTCCACTCGGTATCCTTTGTATATTTATCCTGAAACATAGTAAAGAAACAGTAAAGTATCTcttagtaaaatataaatatccgATATCACATACTACTgcatatgtattaaaaatacctTTGCATACTGTACTACAGCTTGTGGACAAGTATCCATTAGAATTGTCGTCACTTCTTCTGTATTCTGAATGCATAATGTCTTAAGAGATAAATTTCCATCGATATTTTGTGTTTCAAGAAATTGTTTGACCTCATGTAGACATTCGACCGGTAAAAATTCGCACGACAGTACGGATTGCAGCTTGAATAATTCCTTAGGTATAATCTTCTCGGTTTCGGATGCGTTATTAAAATTCCCTAAATCCTTAAAATCATTCATACTTAAAATTCTTTGGTAATCTTTGGCATATGGTGGCATTTTGTTCAAATAACTCGGCCGATACTTGGCGAACATGAAATATTCCTTGTCATTTTCTCCCTGATCCTCCTTGAGATCGATTTTATACACTCTCGTCTGAGTTAATTTGCCTAAGTACGATCGCACTAATAGTTTAAACGCCTCAACGAGAGCGAAGTCCGAACGTATCTGATTTTTATTCACAGTTGGCGGCCACTCCATGACGAATTTCGAagtgaaataattatgtagatatTTCTCAAGGAAAACTTGCAAGGTCGCGGCTGCGTTATGCCCGTCTCTTCCAACTCGCGACGGCAAGTACTCTAGGAACACCTGTATGATTTGATGCAGTGACAATGCACCTTCGTCTTCTATTATTTGTATCAGGATATCAGCGAAGGTGGTATTCTTTACGAGCATCAAGATACCAGCGAAGTCTGAGAAAGTAGCAATCATGGGACTCCTCTTTTTCATCGCGGTCATATCGAACAGCAGTTCCCAGCGCTCCATGACAATCTGCTTGATACATCGCACAGAAACTGGTTCTAACGCCTTTTCCGCTTGTTCCTGTTTGTCAGCCTGAATGTATAAAAGCGCCAAGGCGAGTTTGACAGTATCATCGCTTTCGTGCGTCAGCAGAAGATTTATCAGTTTCTCAGTGGCATATTCCCTCAACACAGGACTGCCGAAGATCAATTTTAATAGATCCTCCTTCTCCAGCTTACAGATGATCTCTATGATATTAAATCCTTGGAAAAGCGCGTCCGCTTCGGATCCGCTTTTCATCGTGAGAAGCGCATCCGTCAGGAACGTCAGAAGTCCCGGTGCGTCCTGACTACATTTCCTAGATAATACTTCCGAAGGTTTCAGCCCAGACATCTTGTAGTAAGGAATACACAAATCCCAATCCGATTCAATCTCCGATCGTATATAGTAATCCGCGAGCAACGCGCATGATTGATTGTAGAGATTTTTCAACTTGAGATCATTCTTGTGCGTTGCATCGTCAAATTTCTCGTTATCTGCATTATTGTAGGAAACATCCTTCGCTAAGCGTATCAAAGCATGTGCTTCTCCCAGTAAGTGTCGATAAGTACTCGGACTGGAAGATTTGTGACTCCTCGCTgcatttaatatatcaaaatacacATTCTCAAATTTAGGTAGATTCAAAGAGTACATGGTCCAAGAACTGTCGGCCTTAGCCAGTAGAATTATATAGCTCCTCGTATGCAACAATTTCTGTATTCCCAGGAATGGCCTTAAACCGATTAGGCTTACCGGTTCGATGACACTAGGACAAATTACTCTAATGCCATCGGTGCTGTTCGACAATTTTGCAATATGGTGAGAAAGACGTAATGTGTAAGACTCAAGACCAGCTTCAGTCAATGCGTGAAGTACCGTGTGCTCCAGCGCTACATGATGAACAGGTGCGGTAAATGGATAAGTGGTTAAACACGTAGCATCGAGAGAACTGCTGCTCGCTGTCGAGAAGTGATACAGGTATCCCTCTTGCGTAGTACAAATGAAGCAACTTACACCTTGCAAGTATCTGTATTTATCAGAT encodes:
- the LOC105196152 gene encoding peroxisomal targeting signal 1 receptor; protein product: MAFRELVEGDCGGSNSLIRLTSHYVQDHGLKDEGIRRPFTSSESFQTPDADQLAQQFLEEPACPQTFRMDNLLQEMREIDQSIHIPKTGPEFLKELQNDLDKAWKSPYVTHTEPLNDHQVNEIWNACVPTQEEGVHLDRNHELGLDPKWAEDFLECNTDSIQNNAKSNIAQSVEDEDPNFTYSKFMKFMEREGDIPIESNQTTINLNSDEEWIEQFIENNDNLLNSNNKEEVLNKVEEELEAAGSWIREFEKENPPAEGNMESLWKRFQDEWDKISANEVSSAHPWVSEFDTYYDPFNKEYDFSETNPMKDLPNALEEGKRRLEAGDLPSAVLCFEAAAQQDENNIEAWLLLGKTQAENEQDPSAISALNRCLCLDPSNSVALMALAASYANESYQKQACLTLKEWLLKNEKYKHLAQGPESNLKKDEHPNFSVSTLLYDKVYDEVKDLYIQAARMNPHDEIDADVQCGLGILFNLSNDYNKAVDCFQAALQVRPDDSRLWNRLGATLANGQRSAEAVNAYHRALELSPGFIRARYNLGISCVNLAAYKEAGEHLLTALNQQAAGRGPQASSVPPKAMSNTIWSTLRLVISLMHKYELMEAIENRDLPRLNKEFEIM
- the LOC105196151 gene encoding Hermansky-Pudlak syndrome 3 protein homolog; protein product: MVRVITVHNFLGQNVVQIEESTATCTAISQGQEMLLLALPTHCVEVWELMNSDVKLRTVFPTVDMINQMVHCTKGNYVVTLESKYLRDTASNNHANRVTSNFVRIYVNWATAKDQSQPMRARIAGRVTPSLNRPLNSLEMIELPLSVQPTMIACCQCTGNLLVASGNSAILHEFKVETQQVSKIKFIDFEPRPWSLGFTFTPTRIEIIEDFIAIMDNTNLSVFRLTNSMYEDIDQLSSLTSTSSSVDKTSISTDSSLVENSLGNDDTSLQGINVKHKSIDQDCQNATSENSETVIMGVKSKDKKHKSTKGNTWYKPEGGDCNREMASNNKNYIDWEHLICNEKEEMQRLITQGIIDPASQSLTVNLPLISLERAGPGHAVSPFILNSADTRIFIKTTSPDIGWSENYMIKNLICLKINAGNNNAKVDGILESFRDLVLKPLYMKKECNTTSVKKSMLRSDKYRYLQGVSCFICTTQEGYLYHFSTASSSSLDATCLTTYPFTAPVHHVALEHTVLHALTEAGLESYTLRLSHHIAKLSNSTDGIRVICPSVIEPVSLIGLRPFLGIQKLLHTRSYIILLAKADSSWTMYSLNLPKFENVYFDILNAARSHKSSSPSTYRHLLGEAHALIRLAKDVSYNNADNEKFDDATHKNDLKLKNLYNQSCALLADYYIRSEIESDWDLCIPYYKMSGLKPSEVLSRKCSQDAPGLLTFLTDALLTMKSGSEADALFQGFNIIEIICKLEKEDLLKLIFGSPVLREYATEKLINLLLTHESDDTVKLALALLYIQADKQEQAEKALEPVSVRCIKQIVMERWELLFDMTAMKKRSPMIATFSDFAGILMLVKNTTFADILIQIIEDEGALSLHQIIQVFLEYLPSRVGRDGHNAAATLQVFLEKYLHNYFTSKFVMEWPPTVNKNQIRSDFALVEAFKLLVRSYLGKLTQTRVYKIDLKEDQGENDKEYFMFAKYRPSYLNKMPPYAKDYQRILSMNDFKDLGNFNNASETEKIIPKELFKLQSVLSCEFLPVECLHEVKQFLETQNIDGNLSLKTLCIQNTEEVTTILMDTCPQAVVQYAKDKYTKDTEWKNLIELTQDKIATSTTHQELQLLYTQIMKEILNHLPHALPMKSLHRILPRDDMAAFQRCTEMCNQIMHADHVKSLIMETGQQLLTTLKL